Proteins from one Gimesia maris genomic window:
- a CDS encoding dihydrodipicolinate synthase family protein, which yields MNPQSKLSGIFTPNLVPFDSHGEINEPELRRYIDWLIEKGVHGLYPNGSTGEFTRFTPEERRRIVAIIADQTRGRVPILAGAAEANVRETIKACEYYHGLGIRAVAIVAPFYYKLSPASVYAYFKEIGDNTPIDVTLYNIPMFASPIDVPTIQRLSEECEKIVAIKDSSGDIPNMIRMIQAVRPNRPEFSFLTGWDAALMPLLLSGADGGTNASSGVVPELTRKLYDLTMSAQLDEARRVQYDLLTLFDTMIYSAEFPEGFRAAVELRGFQMGQGRQPITSEQKTDISTLSRTLQCMLSEHGFTNEPIGGCATGITEELGNNDVSQIVQRVVAELNRRNLL from the coding sequence ATGAATCCCCAATCCAAGCTCAGTGGAATATTTACACCCAATCTGGTCCCTTTTGACTCTCACGGCGAAATCAATGAGCCGGAGCTCAGACGTTATATCGACTGGCTGATTGAAAAAGGGGTGCACGGTCTGTATCCCAATGGTTCCACGGGGGAATTTACTCGATTCACACCAGAGGAGCGTCGACGGATCGTCGCGATCATCGCAGATCAGACTCGAGGCCGCGTTCCCATTCTGGCCGGTGCCGCCGAGGCGAATGTTCGAGAAACCATCAAGGCCTGTGAGTATTATCATGGCCTGGGGATCCGTGCCGTCGCGATTGTAGCCCCCTTTTATTACAAATTGAGTCCAGCCTCGGTTTATGCTTATTTCAAGGAAATTGGTGATAATACTCCGATCGACGTGACGCTTTACAATATTCCGATGTTCGCCAGTCCCATTGATGTGCCTACGATTCAGCGTCTGTCAGAAGAGTGCGAGAAGATCGTGGCGATCAAAGATTCTTCAGGGGACATTCCCAATATGATCCGTATGATTCAGGCAGTGCGTCCGAATCGTCCCGAGTTCTCATTTCTGACAGGCTGGGATGCCGCATTAATGCCGTTACTGTTGAGTGGTGCGGATGGCGGGACCAATGCGAGTTCGGGCGTTGTTCCTGAACTGACACGCAAGTTGTATGACCTGACGATGTCGGCTCAACTGGATGAAGCCCGCCGTGTGCAGTATGACTTGTTGACCTTGTTCGACACGATGATTTATTCCGCTGAATTCCCGGAAGGATTCCGGGCTGCGGTTGAACTGCGTGGTTTTCAGATGGGGCAGGGACGGCAGCCAATCACATCAGAGCAGAAGACAGATATTTCGACTCTGAGTCGGACTCTGCAGTGCATGCTCTCCGAACATGGTTTTACCAATGAGCCCATCGGTGGTTGTGCCACTGGAATTACGGAAGAGCTCGGCAACAACGATGTTTCACAAATCGTGCAACGTGTTGTCGCAGAACTCAATCGCCGTAATCTTCTCTAA